In Mycobacterium tuberculosis H37Rv, a single window of DNA contains:
- a CDS encoding oxidoreductase, with protein sequence MTSSDWLPTACILCECNCGIVVQVDDRRLARIRGDKAHPGSAGYTCNKALRLDHYQNNRARLSSPMRRRADGTYEEIDWDTAIVEIAEGFKQIRDTHGGDKIFYYGGGGQGNHLGGAYSGAFLKALGSRYRSNALAQEKTGEAWVDFQLYGGHTRGEFENAEVSVFVGKNPWMSQSFPRARVVLNEIAKDPGRSMIVIDPVVTDTAKMADFHLRVQPGCDAWCLAALAAVLVQENLCNEAFLAAHVHGVDTVRAALQEVPVADYAQRCGVDEELLRAAARRIGTAASVSVFEDLGIQQAPNSTVCSYLNKLLWILTGNFAKKGGQHLHSSFAPLFSQVSGRTPVTGAPIIAGLIPGNVVPEEILTEHPDRFRAMIVERGNPAHSLADSAACRAAFQALELMVVVDVAMTETARLAHYVLPAASQFEKPEATFFNFEFPRNGFQLRRPLFPPLPGTLPEPEIWARLVRALGVVDEADLRPLREAAAQGRQAYTEAFLAAAATNPTVAKLTAYVLYETLGPTLPDGLAGAAALWGLAQKTAMAYPDAVRRAGHADGNALFDAILERPSGVTFTVHNYEDDFALISHPDHKIALEIPEMLAEIRSLTQTPSRLTTPQLPIVLSVGERRAYTANDIFRDPSWRKRDANGALRVSVEDAQALGLADGCLARITTAAGSAEATVEVTETMLAGHAALPNGFGLDYTGDDGRTVVAGVAPNALTSTRWRDPYAGTPWHKHVPAAIRRADAESPIWYPKWAILPARGVLA encoded by the coding sequence GCCCACCGCGTGCATCCTCTGCGAGTGCAACTGCGGCATCGTCGTGCAAGTCGACGATCGCCGACTGGCCCGCATCCGGGGCGACAAGGCGCATCCGGGGTCTGCGGGCTACACCTGCAACAAGGCGTTGCGGCTGGACCATTACCAGAACAACCGGGCTCGCCTGAGCTCGCCGATGCGCCGCCGAGCCGATGGCACCTACGAGGAGATCGACTGGGACACGGCGATTGTCGAGATTGCCGAGGGATTCAAACAGATCCGTGATACCCACGGCGGGGACAAGATCTTCTACTACGGCGGCGGCGGACAGGGCAATCACCTCGGCGGCGCCTACAGCGGCGCCTTTCTGAAGGCACTGGGGTCGCGCTACCGGTCGAATGCGCTGGCGCAGGAGAAGACCGGCGAAGCCTGGGTCGACTTCCAGCTGTACGGCGGTCACACGCGCGGCGAGTTCGAGAACGCCGAGGTGTCGGTGTTCGTCGGGAAGAACCCATGGATGTCGCAGAGCTTCCCGCGGGCCCGGGTCGTGCTCAACGAGATCGCCAAGGATCCCGGCCGGTCGATGATCGTGATCGATCCCGTCGTCACCGACACCGCGAAGATGGCCGACTTCCATCTACGGGTGCAACCGGGTTGCGACGCCTGGTGCTTGGCGGCTTTGGCCGCGGTCTTGGTCCAGGAAAACCTCTGTAACGAAGCCTTTCTTGCCGCGCACGTGCACGGAGTGGACACCGTGCGCGCCGCCCTGCAAGAGGTCCCGGTCGCCGACTACGCGCAGCGTTGCGGGGTGGACGAGGAGTTGTTGCGTGCCGCGGCCCGGCGCATCGGCACCGCCGCGAGCGTGTCGGTGTTCGAAGACCTGGGAATCCAGCAGGCGCCCAACAGCACCGTCTGCTCCTATCTGAACAAGCTGCTGTGGATCCTGACCGGCAACTTCGCGAAAAAGGGTGGCCAACACCTGCATTCGTCGTTCGCTCCGCTGTTCAGCCAGGTCTCCGGCCGCACACCGGTCACCGGTGCGCCTATTATCGCGGGCCTGATCCCGGGCAACGTGGTGCCCGAGGAGATCCTGACCGAGCACCCGGATCGGTTTCGGGCGATGATCGTAGAGAGGGGCAATCCGGCTCACTCGCTGGCCGATTCAGCCGCCTGCCGGGCGGCATTCCAGGCGCTGGAACTGATGGTGGTCGTCGATGTCGCCATGACCGAGACGGCCAGGCTCGCCCACTACGTGCTGCCGGCGGCGTCGCAGTTCGAGAAGCCGGAAGCCACATTCTTCAATTTCGAGTTTCCACGCAACGGCTTTCAGTTGCGCCGGCCGTTGTTTCCGCCACTGCCCGGAACACTGCCCGAACCCGAGATTTGGGCGCGGCTGGTGCGGGCACTTGGCGTAGTCGACGAAGCGGACCTGCGGCCGCTGCGAGAGGCCGCTGCTCAGGGTCGCCAGGCGTATACCGAGGCGTTCCTCGCGGCGGCGGCGACCAATCCCACCGTGGCGAAACTGACCGCCTATGTGCTCTATGAAACGCTCGGGCCGACGCTGCCGGACGGTCTGGCCGGGGCGGCCGCGTTGTGGGGACTTGCCCAGAAGACGGCGATGGCCTACCCTGACGCCGTCCGCCGCGCCGGCCACGCCGACGGCAACGCGCTGTTCGACGCGATTCTCGAGCGCCCCTCCGGGGTCACGTTTACCGTGCACAACTACGAAGACGACTTCGCTTTGATTAGCCACCCCGATCACAAGATCGCCCTGGAGATTCCGGAAATGCTGGCAGAGATCCGGTCGCTGACCCAGACCCCGTCGCGGTTGACCACGCCTCAACTGCCGATCGTGCTGTCGGTGGGCGAGCGCCGCGCGTACACGGCCAACGACATCTTCCGTGACCCGTCCTGGCGCAAACGCGACGCCAACGGGGCGCTGCGGGTCAGCGTCGAAGACGCCCAGGCCCTGGGACTGGCCGATGGGTGCCTGGCTCGTATCACGACCGCGGCGGGCAGTGCGGAGGCGACGGTGGAGGTCACCGAGACGATGCTGGCCGGACACGCCGCGCTGCCCAACGGCTTTGGGCTGGACTACACCGGCGACGACGGGCGCACCGTCGTCGCCGGTGTCGCCCCGAACGCACTTACTTCGACGAGATGGCGCGACCCCTACGCCGGCACCCCCTGGCACAAGCACGTGCCCGCCGCCATCCGCCGAGCAGACGCAGAATCGCCCATTTGGTATCCCAAATGGGCGATTCTGCCTGCTCGCGGGGTCTTAGCCTAG
- the zmp1 gene encoding zinc metalloprotease (belongs to peptidase family M13 (zinc metalloprotease); also known as the neprilysin subfamily.), which produces MTLAIPSGIDLSHIDADARPQDDLFGHVNGRWLAEHEIPADRATDGAFRSLFDRAETQVRDLIIQASQAGAAVGTDAQRIGDLYASFLDEEAVERAGVQPLHDELATIDSAADATELAAALGTLQRAGVGGGIGVYVDTDSKDSTRYLVHFTQSGIGLPDESYYRDEQHAAVLAAYPGHIARMFGLVYGGESRDHAKTADRIVALETKLADAHWDVVKRRDADLGYNLRTFAQLQTEGAGFDWVSWVTALGSAPDAMTELVVRQPDYLVTFASLWASVNVEDWKCWARWRLIRARAPWLTRALVAEDFEFYGRTLTGAQQLRDRWKRGVSLVENLMGDAVGKLYVQRHFPPDAKSRIDTLVDNLQEAYRISISELDWMTPQTRQRALAKLNKFTAKVGYPIKWRDYSKLAIDRDDLYGNVQRGYAVNHDRELAKLFGPVDRDEWFMTPQTVNAYYNPGMNEIVFPAAILQPPFFDPQADEAANYGGIGAVIGHEIGHGFDDQGAKYDGDGNLVDWWTDDDRTEFAARTKALIEQYHAYTPRDLVDHPGPPHVQGAFTIGENIGDLGGLSIALLAYQLSLNGNPAPVIDGLTGMQRVFFGWAQIWRTKSRAAEAIRRLAVDPHSPPEFRCNGVVRNVDAFYQAFDVTEDDALFLDPQRRVRIWN; this is translated from the coding sequence GTGACACTTGCCATCCCCTCGGGTATCGACCTGAGCCACATCGACGCTGATGCCCGACCCCAAGACGACCTGTTCGGCCACGTTAACGGCCGCTGGCTGGCTGAACACGAGATACCAGCGGACCGAGCGACCGACGGCGCCTTCCGTAGCCTGTTCGACCGCGCCGAGACACAAGTGCGAGACCTGATCATCCAGGCCAGCCAAGCAGGTGCTGCGGTAGGCACCGATGCGCAGCGCATCGGCGACCTCTACGCCAGCTTCCTCGACGAGGAAGCCGTCGAGCGCGCAGGGGTGCAACCGCTGCACGACGAATTGGCCACGATTGACAGCGCGGCCGACGCCACCGAATTGGCCGCCGCCCTTGGCACTCTGCAACGTGCCGGCGTGGGCGGCGGCATCGGAGTCTATGTCGATACCGATTCCAAAGACTCGACCCGTTACTTGGTGCATTTCACCCAATCCGGCATCGGATTACCCGACGAGTCCTACTACCGTGACGAGCAACACGCCGCCGTGCTAGCGGCCTACCCGGGGCACATCGCCCGGATGTTCGGCCTGGTGTACGGGGGCGAGAGCCGTGACCATGCCAAAACCGCGGACCGCATCGTCGCGCTGGAGACCAAACTCGCCGACGCGCATTGGGATGTGGTGAAGCGCCGCGACGCCGACCTTGGCTACAACCTGCGCACGTTTGCCCAGCTGCAGACCGAAGGGGCGGGTTTCGACTGGGTCAGCTGGGTGACCGCATTGGGGAGCGCTCCGGACGCCATGACGGAACTGGTTGTGCGCCAACCTGATTACCTCGTCACCTTTGCCTCGCTGTGGGCGAGCGTTAACGTTGAAGACTGGAAATGCTGGGCGCGTTGGCGTTTGATCCGCGCCCGGGCCCCCTGGCTGACCCGCGCCCTGGTCGCCGAGGACTTCGAATTCTACGGCCGCACGCTTACCGGCGCACAGCAGCTTCGGGACCGTTGGAAGCGTGGGGTGTCACTGGTGGAGAACCTGATGGGCGATGCCGTCGGAAAGCTCTATGTACAACGCCATTTCCCGCCGGATGCCAAGTCCCGCATCGACACCCTGGTGGACAACCTGCAGGAGGCGTATCGGATCAGCATCAGCGAGCTGGATTGGATGACGCCGCAGACCCGGCAACGCGCGCTAGCGAAGCTGAACAAGTTCACCGCCAAAGTCGGCTATCCGATCAAGTGGCGCGACTACTCGAAGCTGGCGATCGACCGCGACGACCTCTACGGTAACGTCCAGCGCGGCTACGCCGTCAACCATGACCGCGAGCTAGCCAAGCTTTTCGGCCCGGTCGACCGCGACGAGTGGTTCATGACACCACAAACCGTCAACGCCTACTACAACCCGGGGATGAACGAAATCGTCTTCCCCGCAGCGATTTTACAGCCACCATTTTTCGATCCGCAGGCCGACGAGGCCGCCAACTACGGCGGGATCGGGGCGGTGATCGGGCACGAGATCGGGCACGGTTTCGACGATCAGGGCGCCAAATACGACGGCGACGGCAATCTGGTCGATTGGTGGACCGACGACGATCGCACCGAGTTCGCCGCCCGCACCAAAGCGTTGATCGAGCAGTACCACGCTTACACGCCGCGCGATCTCGTCGACCACCCCGGCCCGCCTCATGTGCAAGGCGCGTTCACCATAGGCGAGAACATCGGCGACCTGGGCGGGCTGTCGATCGCCCTGCTGGCTTACCAGCTCTCGCTGAACGGCAACCCCGCTCCGGTTATCGACGGGCTGACCGGCATGCAACGGGTGTTCTTCGGCTGGGCACAAATATGGCGAACCAAATCGCGTGCAGCCGAAGCAATCCGCCGGTTGGCGGTCGATCCGCACTCCCCGCCGGAGTTCCGGTGCAACGGTGTGGTTCGCAACGTGGACGCTTTTTATCAGGCCTTCGACGTCACCGAGGATGACGCGCTGTTTCTGGACCCGCAGCGCAGGGTCCGGATCTGGAACTAG